The region AGAACATCTGGATAGCAAACTTCAGAGGGTATGTGTTGTCATACATACGCTGATTACAATTTTAGTTCTCCTGTTCTGCTTCTTATCTGATTTGTTATCTTATTGAACAGGCCAAGAGGAAGAGAGCTGAATATTTGAAGCAGCGAGGAAGTCCATGCAGTTCTGCTCATGCCGATTACATCAAGCATGCAGATTTTCTTTCAAGAAAGCTTGCAAGGTATTACTCTCATACATTAAATTTTCCTTTCAATTCTAACTATTTGGTTGTATTTGCACGTTCGAGTTAATTGAAGTTTTCTTCTCGTATATTGTAGGTGCTGGAGAAGTTTTGTGAAGTCCAGGAAGACAACACTTGCCTTAGCTCAAGCTTATGATGCTTTGGGAATTAATGAAAAATCTGTGAAGTCAATGCCATTTGAGGAATTAGCTATGTTGATGGGATCTCCCACAGCTCTTGAGGCTACAAAGGCATTACTTGATCGGTTTGAGAGGCGTTTGACTCTTTGTCAGTCAGCAAGTTCATCATCTGCAGAAAATATTGACCATCTACTGAAACGCCTTGCGACTCCAAAGAGGAAGGCACCTCCGAGTAGGGATGGAAGAACAAGGGTTGCAGCAAAAAGGCCAGCAAGAACTTCTGAAACAAGCAGGTTGTCTAGATATTCACTGAGGGTGGTACTCTGTGCTTACATGATCCTGGCTCATCCTAGTGCTGTTTTAAGTGGAGATGGTGAGCAAGAGAAGCTACTCATGGAGTCAGCAGCAAACTTTGTCAGGGAGTTTGAGCTGTTAGTTAAGACAATACTCGAGGGACCAGGAAGAGCCTCAAGGCAGCCATCTCTTGATGGTGCTAAATCATCTAGTTGCCAGAAGTCTTATGATGTTGCCAGTCAAAGTAAATTCAAGACTCAGTTGGTTAATTTTGACAAAGCGTGGTGCACCTATCTTTACGGATTTGTGgtgtggaaagtaaaagatgcaagatCATTGGAGGGTGATCTTGTTAGGGCTGCATGCAAGCTTGAGCTGTCAATGATGCAAACATGCAAGTTAACTGCCGACGGGCAGTCACACAACCTCACCCATGATATGAAGGCGATTCAGAAGCAGGTTTCTGACGATCAAAAACTCCTAAGAGAGAAGGTTCAGCATTTGAGTGGTGATGCAGGCATCGAGCGTATGGACTCTGCTCTCTCAGATGCAAGATCAAAGTTCTTTGAAGCGAAGGAGAATGGAAGTCCATTGGCAGCACCTGTTGCAAACGTATCTACCCCTCTGAGCATTGATTCATCTGGAAAGCTCCAGCCTACTGAGGTCAATATGAATTCCAAAACAGATGCTGAAGGATCTAGGTCTGTTGTGCGATCCTTGTTTGGAGCTTCTGGAGCATCAAGCAGCACATCACCAGTTAATCTGCCAACAGAGAATGAGCAGATGGTCAATGAGATGCTTCATGAGGATGGTGGTGCGATTGCTGGCAATTCTAATGATGCTCGTACCATTGAGAAGGATTTCCAAGACAAAGTGAGGGAAACAATGGAGAAAGCTTTCTGGGATGTGGTTACCGACTCGATGAGAGGAGACAAACCTGACTACAGCCAACTGATCAACCTGGTAAAGGAAGTGAGGGATTCGTTGCACGACTTGGCTCCCAAGGAATGGAAGGAGGAAATCTATGAGAACATTGACCTAGAAATTCTATCCCAGGTAAGATCCGTGTGTTTTGCATATATAAGTTTGTCATCgtgttccttattttttttcttattcatggAACATTGACATAATTTTGTTCCTGTACAAATGAAGGTACTCGAGTCAGGCTCCCAGGACACCCAATATCTGGGGCAGATTTTGCAGTACTCTCTGGATATGGTCAGAAAGCTGTCTGCTGCGGCAAAGGATGATGAGATGAAGGCAAGTCATGACAAATTATTGAACGAGTTGGATGCAAGTTCTGAAGATAATGATAATGGAGTCAGCTCGTTCATCATTGCTGTCATCAAGGGCCTGCGTTTCACTCTGGAAGAAATAAAGGTGTGTTGAGTGTGTTAATACATTAAACTTGTCCTATAATTAACTGCAGTGGAATTCTAACATTTTTCCGTTATATACAGCAACTGCAAGTAGAAGTGAGCAAGGCATATGTTCAGCTGATGCAACCGACAATAAAAGGCTCTGCTGGAGTGGAGTACCTGCAGAAGGCTTTCGGCAATCGCTATGGACCTCCTGCCAATGTGTCAGCTTCTCTCCCTGTAACTCTGCAGTGGATTTCAGCATCAAAGAGCATCGTTGACGCAGAATGGAGCGAACATTTGGGCTCTCTTTCAGTTCTTCCAGCAGCAAATCATGTAAGTTTCTAACAGCATCAGCAGCATAGCGGCATTCTATTTGTTATCTGGTTCCTGACAGTTTAATCCTTTGTGGCAGGCTCAGCCCCTTGTTACAGTGCTCCGAGCTGGCCATGGAGCTCCAACAGCTGCTGTAGCTTCAGCAGGTAGTTCAGGTTTACCTGAGTGCAAGGGAGAAAAGGTTGACAAGCTTGTGAGGGTTGGCTTGTTGCAGCTTATCAGTGGTATGGAGGGCTTGCAATTGCAGTCAACTCCTGAGAGCTTCCACCTCAACTTTCTGAGATTGAGGGCCGTGCAGGGCCAATTTCAAGAAGTGATTGTGATGGCTACGAGGTAAACTACTATCTTATACTCGGGTTATTCTAGTCTAGTCTGCAGGATGAAAACTTGAATGTGTGCTAACTGAAGTTACTGTTTGTGCAGCATGCTCGTCCTGCGTCAAGTCCTGATGAGTGAGAATTCTAAGATCACTCCTCTGGAGCTGGAGACTGTCATCTCAGAACTCTTCGGCGCTCTGGTGAAGCTGCTGGATAACTCCCCCGAAGCAGGCACCGAAGAGATTGTAGAGGCGATGATGAGTGCATCGGCCTCAGCCGGCTCTTTATCGGACGCGAAGATTCAGGCCAGGAGGCAGATAATAACCCGGGTGCTCCTGAAGAGCCTCCAAGCGGATGACGTCGTCTTCAAGAAGGTCTCCCGGGCCGTCCACTGCGCCTTCCGTGGCGTCCTCCTCGGCG is a window of Triticum dicoccoides isolate Atlit2015 ecotype Zavitan chromosome 2B, WEW_v2.0, whole genome shotgun sequence DNA encoding:
- the LOC119364345 gene encoding uncharacterized protein LOC119364345; protein product: MGVREPVAMEIPAEEGAAARVPPRIRRRLLEGRASGGGGPASAEEIEAKLKEADHRRQQFHDWLSCKARKKPRSPSWSSQEEDYGQRLEARLQAAEQKRLSLLAKAQNRLAKLDELRQAAKNDVEMRFEKEKEELETRVESRVRQAEENRMRLLHADMQRRAALKERTERSLVQKATSESKYTERVRSAILAKRAAAEKKRLALLEAEKRKARARLMHIQQAAMTVSSQREAERIKLKEHLDSKLQRAKRKRAEYLKQRGSPCSSAHADYIKHADFLSRKLARCWRSFVKSRKTTLALAQAYDALGINEKSVKSMPFEELAMLMGSPTALEATKALLDRFERRLTLCQSASSSSAENIDHLLKRLATPKRKAPPSRDGRTRVAAKRPARTSETSRLSRYSLRVVLCAYMILAHPSAVLSGDGEQEKLLMESAANFVREFELLVKTILEGPGRASRQPSLDGAKSSSCQKSYDVASQSKFKTQLVNFDKAWCTYLYGFVVWKVKDARSLEGDLVRAACKLELSMMQTCKLTADGQSHNLTHDMKAIQKQVSDDQKLLREKVQHLSGDAGIERMDSALSDARSKFFEAKENGSPLAAPVANVSTPLSIDSSGKLQPTEVNMNSKTDAEGSRSVVRSLFGASGASSSTSPVNLPTENEQMVNEMLHEDGGAIAGNSNDARTIEKDFQDKVRETMEKAFWDVVTDSMRGDKPDYSQLINLVKEVRDSLHDLAPKEWKEEIYENIDLEILSQVLESGSQDTQYLGQILQYSLDMVRKLSAAAKDDEMKASHDKLLNELDASSEDNDNGVSSFIIAVIKGLRFTLEEIKQLQVEVSKAYVQLMQPTIKGSAGVEYLQKAFGNRYGPPANVSASLPVTLQWISASKSIVDAEWSEHLGSLSVLPAANHAQPLVTVLRAGHGAPTAAVASAGSSGLPECKGEKVDKLVRVGLLQLISGMEGLQLQSTPESFHLNFLRLRAVQGQFQEVIVMATSMLVLRQVLMSENSKITPLELETVISELFGALVKLLDNSPEAGTEEIVEAMMSASASAGSLSDAKIQARRQIITRVLLKSLQADDVVFKKVSRAVHCAFRGVLLGGSGAKGQKLADAALRRVGAGKLADRVFKAAEVLIRVATVSEKVHGPWYKALA